The sequence GCAAATTAGATGACCGTGAAATTGGAAAGGCCAAAAGATTCCTGACCGAGATCGTCGACGAGGGGAAGACGCCAACCGACGCGGCTAGCATGTTGGGAACTAATACTAAATATAGAGGGCTAACCCCGTTCCGCAGCGCCAATGCCAAAGAGCTTAACGACCCTGCTTTCGTCAACACGACGGGGCAAACCGAAATCAAGCTAAGTGCTGCCCAACGTTTTATATTTTTTGCGAACAGAGATACTCGGACGGTGACGGCGCATGCGTTTGGGCACACGGTGAAAGGAAGTTGAAAGGTCTGTAAACGAATTTGACGCAAATACGCGAATAGTGTGATTTGCCGAATTTAGCTCGGTTCTGCACTTGAGTAAAACGGGGCTGCGTGAAGATCTATGTATATCTTCACGCAGCAATCATCCCGATAGACTGCTCCTTTCAATCGGCAAGTTATCCAGAGGGATGACTTGTGTCGATGTCCGGCGTTGCTTGTGCAGAGCTGCTGGATCAGTGCAATCAAATCAAGGATGAGAGCTTATGTCTGGCAAACCACCAAAGATCAAACCTTCCCTCGGAAAAAATAACGACTCCAGCGCTGGGGGGGCCCATCGTCAGCTACGTACCAGCCCGCCCCACCCGTCGAATGTCTCGCATCAGGTAGCGCAATCTCCTCTTCTCATGTCGGCGACTGAAGCCGTAGCGCAGTCGGTCAGCGTGACCCCGATGACTTCCTACATGGGAGTTGCAATGGCTGCTTCGGCACCTGCGTTCCGGGACTACTGGGTACGTGCCTGGAACAATCTCGGTGAGGCCGACGCGTTGGGCATTCGGCTATGCAAGCAGCGTCAGTATGTCGCCGTTGCCGATGACTATTTCGTGCAAGTGGTCAAAGATGCCGAAAGCGGTCTGTACCGTGCCACGGTCGCCAGAGAACTCAATGCTTCCGGCCCGCTGATGAAGCTGGATGCCGAGGGCAAGTTCTGGCGTCCGGCGGACAACGATGACTTGCCCGGGCAGGTAGCAGTGGAACGAGCCAGGGAGTTGTCCGGTGAGGGGGAATTTCAGCAGGGGTCGATTCCCACGATAGACGAGCGTCTGGCCGAGCTGTACCCGACCATGACCGAGGAGGCCCGATCAACCATGCTTAGCGAGCGATTTAGCGGCGATCCGTTGCTCGCGGTGGCTCGCCTGGAGAAGGAATTCTCCACACTGGTGGAAGACCTTGGAGCGTGGGTGGCAGAAGTGCCGCCTCTCCACCCCGTCACGGGGCTGTCGCTGACAAAGACCGAGATTGAGTCTCAGCGAGCCCACAGAGAGTTTTTCGCACTGGAGTTACAAGCCAATTGGTCTCGCAAGGCAACAACCGTAAACCCTTACACCCCGTCAACGCTTGATTACGATCTGGATATGCTGGGAAGCCTGCCGCGTTTATCGGCTGACTTCAGTCATGTCCGTGAACTGAGTCTCTCCAGCACTTCGCCACTGAGTGGCAGCGCTTTTCTCGAAGCTTTTCCGGGCGTGCGGTATCTGATCCTCTCGGGTTTTGCGCTGAAAACGTTTCCCGTTGAAATTTTTCAAATGAGAGAACTGGCGACATTAACACTGGACAACTGCGACATTCGACTCTCCGAAGCAACCGTCGAAGGCCTCGCCCATATTGAAAACTTGACGCTTCTGGATTTAAGCGACAACCCGCTTGGCCTCGCGCCTGATATCAGTTTCATGCGGCGCCTGGACAGTCTCTATCTTTCGAATACAGGGCTGATCGAAGTTCCAGTCGGGCTGTTTGACATCGAGAGTCTCGCCTACGCAGATTTGGGGAGTAATGGAATCAAGAACTTGCCACTGGAATTGTTCGACGTGCCCGATGTTTGGGAAGTCAACTATAACTTTCGAAACAATCCGCTGGATGAAGATACCCTGCAACGAGTCACTGACTATATGAATGCCGCCGGTTTAGACAGAAAAGTCCTGATTCAAGTGGGTGGCGATGTCTGGGTGCCCCAACAGAATATAGTGTTCGATGGCGTGGACAGTGGGCTGGAGAGTTCCGACGAGGGCTGACTCATTGGCTGGCAACATGCTCGGGCCAGCGGACTGTGCAGGCTATTGGTCGCACCGCAAAAGTGGATCGAAAGGATTTTACAGTGTGTCAGGGACATGCTGACGCAACGCCCACTCCACATGCTCTCTAACCAACTCTGACGGATAATCCCGTCGCGCCTTCAATGCTTCCAGTACCGGAATCGTTGAAGGCGCATTGCCCAATCCCACCGCCAGATTCCTCAACCAACGCTCATACCCGGCTCGCCGCAACGGCGAACCTTCAGTGCTACCTAAAAATTTCTCTTCGTCCCACAAAAACAGCTCAGCCAATTCGGCATTGTCGAGATTGTGCCGCGGCTTGAAATCGCTTTCCCCGGAAGGCTTGGCGAAACGGTTCCACGGGCAGACGATCTGGCAGTCATCACAACCGAACACGCGATTGCCGATCAACGGACGCAGGTCTTCAGGGATGGCGCTTTTCAATTCGATGGTCAGATAGGAAATGCAACGTCGCGCGTCCAGCACATACGGGCCGACGAAGGCGTTGGTCGGGCAGATATCGAGGCATGCAGTGCAGCGGCCGCAGTGTTCAGTGCTGTGCGGCTCATCCACCGGCAATGGTAGATCGACAAACAATTCGCTCAGGAAGAAATAGCTACCGGCCTTACGGTTCAGCACCAAGGTGTTTTTACCGATCCAGCCCAGCCCGGCCTGTTCAGCGATGGCTTTTTCCAGCACCGGGGCGCTGTCGACAAACGCGCGAAAACCGAACGGGCCGATCTGCGCCTGAATCTTGTCGGCCAATTGCTGAACACGTTTACGGATCAATTTGTGGTAATCGCGGCCCAAGGCATAACGCGACACGTAGGCTTTTTCCGGTTGCGCGAGCATTTGCGCCATTTGCGTATCGCCCGGCAAGTAGTCCATGCGCAGCGAAACCACGCGCAATGTGCCCGGCACCAGCTCTTCGGGGTGCGAGCGTTTGCTGCCATGGGCGCCCATGTAATCCATTTCGCCGTGGTAGCCGGCCTTGAGCCAGCGTGCGAGGTGCTGCTCATGCTCGGCCAGGTCCAGACCGCTGATGCCGACTTGCTGAAAGCCCAGCTCGCGGCCCCAATCCTTGATTGATTGGGCGAGGGCGGGCAGGTCTGTGGTGATAGCGGACATGAGACGAGAGAAACCGGAGCTGAGGTGCGTATAATTCTGCCAGACATCGGAGCCCGAAGACGCATGCCGCACACGAAAGATCAATTACCCGACGCGCTGTATGGTGCCGCGCAGGTGCGCGAGCTCGACGCACGGCTGATCGCCGCCGGTATGCCGGGCTTCGAATTGATGCAGCGCGCGGCGCATGCGACGTGGCGAGCGCTGGTGCGGCAATGGCCGTCGGCGACTGAACTGACGGTGCTGGCCGGGCATGGCAACAATGCCGGTGACGGTTATCTGGTCGCGACCATGGCGCAACGAGCCGGTTGGCAGGTGCGGGTGTTGGCAGTCGGCGATCCGCAGCGTTTGCAGGGCGATGCCGCACTGGCCCATGCCGAAGCGCTGAATGAAGGTGTCGCGGTGCAGGCCTGGCAGGCTCAAAGTGAATTGCGCGGGATCATTCTCGATGCCTTGCTCGGTACTGGGTTGAGCGGTGAGGTTCGCGAGCCTTACGTGTCGGCGATCAAGGCAATCAACACCAGCGGTTTGCCGGTGACCGCCGTCGATATCCCTTCAGGTCTAAGCGCCGACTCCGGGCATGTTCTGGGCGCCGCTGTACAGGCTGATCTTACGGTGACCTTTATCGGGCTGAAAATCGGCCTGTTTACCGGGGACGCGGCGGATCATGTCGGCCAATTGGTATTTAACGATTTGCAGGCCAGCGCCGACATTTATCGTGACATTCCTGTCATCGCCCAGCGGCTCAACACGGCTAATCTTCCGAGGTTGGCGGCGCGAGCCCCGACTTCGCACAAGGGCCGTTTCGGCCATGTGTTGCTGATCGGCGGCGATCACGGGTTTGGCGGGGCGATTTTGCTCAGCACGGAAACGGCCCTGCGCAGTGGCGCGGGTATGGTTTCGCTGGCGACCCGTCCTGAACACGTCCCGGCGGCGCTGACGCGAGTGCCGGAAGCCATGGCGCTCGGAACCTCGTCGGCCAATCAGTTGATGAGTTTGCTGGAAAAAGTTTCTGTACTGGTGGTTGGTCCGGGGTTGGGACAGGCTAGCTGGGGGCGGGCGCTGTTGTCAGCTGCCGCGAATGCCGCGCTGCCGCAAGTCTGGGACGCCGACGCATTGAACCTGCTGGCGAGCGGTTTCGTTGAGTTGCCCAAGGATTGCGTGATCACCCCGCATCCGGGCGAAGCCGCGCGTTTGCTGGAAATCAGCACCGCAGAAGTGCAAGCGGATCGTCCGGCGGCGGCGCTGGAATTGAGCAAAAAATATACAGCGGTTGTGGTGTTGAAAGGCGCTGGCAGCCTGATCGCGCATCCCGATGGACGTCTGGCGTTGTGTCATCAGGGCCATCCGGCCATGGCCACCGCCGGACTCGGCGATGTGCTGGCCGGTTTGACCGGTGCACTGCTGGCGCAAGGCATGCACGGCTTCGATGCCGCGTGTCTGGCGGTCTGGCTGCACGCCAATGCCGGTCTGCAACAAGGAAAATTCGGCCGTGGGCTGGCGGCCAGTGATCTGATTCCAGCCATTCGTCAGTTGTTGGAGGAGCAAGCACCGTGTCTGAAGTAACCCTGTACCTGGCCGATGAACAGGCCATGAGCGACTTTGGCGCACGGATCGCCCGCGTGACCCAGGGCCATGGCCTGATTTTTCTCGAAGGCAACCTGGGGATGGGCAAAACCACGCTCTCACGGGGCATCATCCGCGGGTTGGGCCATGTTGGTGCGGTAAAAAGTCCGACCTTCACCTTGGTCGAACCCTACGAAATCGGCGACGTCCGCGCCTTCCACTTCGATCTGTATCGACTGGTTGATCCGGAGGAACTGGAGTTTCTCGGCATCCGCGACTACTTCGAAGACGACGCGATGTGCCTGATCGAATGGCCCGATAAAGGTGCAGGCTTTTTGCCAAAGCCTGACCTGACCATTACCATTAGCCCGCAAGACAGCGGGCGTTCGCTGAAAATTTTATCCCAGGGCTCGCGTGGCGAGGCCTGGTGTGCCGCTTTGGCATTGGAATCCAATTAAATGATGGGGTTAGGTATGCGCTTTCGCGCGTTGGTGGCTGCCGCTGGACTGTTGTTGATGGCAGTAACCGTCAACGCTGTGGCCGATTCGAAGGTCAACAGCGTGCGCCTGTGGCGGGCGCCGGACAACACGCGACTGGTCTTCGACCTGAGCGGCCCGGTGCAGCACAGCGTCTTCACCCTGACCTCACCGGACCGGCTGGTGATCGACATCAACGGCGCCACCCTCGGTGCGCCGCTGAATGTACAGACCGCGAACACGCCGATCACCGCGATGCGCTCGGCCCAGCGCACGCCGACCGACCTGCGCGTGGTCATCGATCTGAAGAAAGCCGTCACCCCGAAAAGCTTCTCGCTGGCGCCAAACGCGCAGTACGGCAACCGTCTGGTGGTCGATCTGTTCGACAACCCGGCCGACGCCGCACCGCCGCCGGCGCCAACGCCGCAGGTGGCCACCGTGCCAGCGGTGCCAGTAACCCCGACCGAGCCTGCGATCAAGTTGCCGCCAGCCCCGGCCGGCAAGCGCGACATTATTGTCGTGATCGACGCCGGCCATGGTGGCGAAGACCCGGGTGCATCCGGCTCGCGTGGCCAGCGTGAGAAAGACGTTGTACTGCAAATCGCCCGTGAACTGCAGCGTCAGGTCAACGGCATGAAAGGCTTCCGTGCCGAGTTGACCCGTACCGGCGACTATTTCATCCCGTTGCGCGGCCGTACCGAAATCGCCCGCAAGAAGGGCGCCGACCTGTTCGTCTCGATTCACGCCGACGCTGCCCCATCCGCCGCAGCCTTCGGCGCTTCGGTGTTTGCCCTGTCTGATCGCGGCGCTACTTCCGAAACTGCTCGTTGGCTGGCCGACAGTGAAAACCGTTCCGACTTGATCGGTGGTGCCGGCAACGTCAGCCTCGACGACAAGGACCGCATGCTCGCGGGCGTACTGCTCGACCTGTCGATGACCGCCTCGCTGACTTCCAGCCTCAACGTCGGCCAGAAAGTCCTGACCAACATCGGCCGCGTCACGCCGCTGCACAAACAGCGTGTGGAACAGGCCGGGTTCATGGTGCTGAAGTCGCCGGACATCCCGTCGATCCTGGTCGAAACCGGCTTCATCTCCAACGCTAACGAAGCAAACAAGCTCTCCGCCTCGAGCCATCAGCAAGCGCTGGCGCGTTCGATCAGCAGCGGCGTGCGTCAGTTCTTCCAGCAGAATCCGCCACCGGGCACCTACATCGCCTGGCTGCGTGATTCCGGCAAGATCGCCCAGGGCCCGCGTGATCACCGTGTTGGCCCGGGGGAAACGCTGGCGATGATCGGCGTGCGCTATCAGGTGTCGCCAGCCACGCTGCGCGCCGCCAACAACCTGAAAAGCGATGAGCTGAAAGTCGGTCAGCACTTGACCATTCCTGGCACCGAACTGGCGTCCAAAGAATGAACGAAGTGCTGAACGCTGCTGCTCGCATTGAACTGCTCAGCCCACGGCTGGCGAACCAGATTGCCGCTGGTGAGGTGGTCGAACGCCCGGCCTCGGTGATCAAGGAGCTGTTGGAAAACAGCCTCGATTCCGGCGCCAAACGCATTGATGTCGACGTCGAGCAGGGTGGCGTCAAGCTGCTGCGTGTACGTGACGATGGCAGCGGCATCTCTGCCGATGACCTGCCGTTGGCGCTGGCCCGACACGCCACCAGCAAGATTCGCAATCTGGAAGACCTTGAGCAGGTGATGAGTCTCGGGTTCCGTGGAGAGGCACTGGCGTCGATCAGCTCCGTGGCGCGCCTGACGCTGACCTCGCGTACTCGCGATGCCGATCAAGCCTGGCAGGTCGAAACCGAAGGCCGCGACATGGCGCCTCGGGTTCAGCCAGCGGCGCATCCGGTCGGCACCTCGGTGGAAGTGCGTGACCTGTTTTTCAACACCCCCGCGCGGCGCAAATTCCTCAAGACCGAAAAAACCGAATTCGATCACCTGCAAGAAGTGATCAAACGTCTGGCACTGGCGCGTTTCGACGTGGCATTCCATCTGCGCCACAACGGCAAGACCATCCTCAGCCTGCACGAGGCCCACGATGATGCGGCCCGCGCCCGCCGTGTGGCGGCAATCTGCGGCTCAGGTTTCCTTGAGCAGGCGCTGCCGATCGAGATCGAGCGCAATGGCCTGCATTTATGGGGCTGGGTTGGATTGCCGACGTTCAACCGCAGTCAGGCGGATTTGCAGTATTTCTTCGTGAATGGTCGTGCGGTGCGCGACAAACTGGTGGCCCACGCGGTGCGTCAGGCCTATCGCGACGTGCTGTTCAACGGTCGCCATCCGACGTTTGCATTGTTCTTCGAGGTTGATCCGGCGGCGGTCGACGTCAACGTGCACCCGACCAAACACGAAGTGCGCTTCCGTGACGGGCGCATGGTGCATGACTTCCTTTACGGCACCTTGCACCGCGCTTTGGGCGATGTGCGGCCGGAAGATCAGCTTGCCGGTTCCGTGACCACTGCCGTCGTGCGGCCAACGGGCATCGATGCCGGTGAGTTCGGCCCGCAAGGCGAAATGCGTCTGGCGGCCAACGCGCTGCTGGAGCAACCGCAGGCGCAGCCGGCGTTCAATACCGCCTCCGGTGCCAGTGCTGGCGGCGCCTATCAGTATCAGTACACACCGCGCCCGCAATCGGCGGTGCCGCCGGCTGCTGAGGCTCAGGCTGCGTATCGCGAGTTTTTCGCGCCGCTGCCTGAGGCAAACGCCAACGCACTGCCGGCTGGTCAGGAAGACATTCCGCCGCTCGGTTATGCCCTGGCGCAGTTGAAAGGCATCTATATTCTTTCCGAAAACGCTCAAGGGCTGGTGCTGGTGGACATGCACGCCGCTCATGAGCGGATCATGTACGAACGCCTGAAGATCGCCATGGCCAGCGAAGGCCTCAGCGGTCAGCCGTTGTTGGTGCCGGAATCCCTCGCCGTTAGCCAGCGCGAGGCTGATTGCGCTGAAGAACACGCGGCATGGTTCCAGCGCCTGGGCTTCGAATTGCAGCGTCTGGGCCCGGAAACCCTGGCAATCCGCCAGATTCCGGCGTTGTTGAAGCAAGCTGAAGCCAACCGTCTGGTCGGCGACGTACTGTCGGACCTGATGGAGTACGGCACCAGCGACCGGATTCAGGCGCACCTCAACGAACTGCTCGGCACCATGGCTTGTCACGGCGCGATTCGCGCCAACCGGCGCCTGGCCCTGCCGGAAATGAACGGCCTGCTGCGTGACATGGAAAACACCGAGCGCAGCGGTCAATGCAACCATGGCCGACCGACCTGGACCCAATTGGGTCTGGACGATCTGGACAAACTGTTCCTGCGCGGTCGTTGATGAGCCAGCTCCCTCCAGCGATTTTCCTGATGGGCCCGACCGCTGCGGGCAAGACCGATCTGGCCATCGAACTGACCAAGGTGCTGCCGTGCGAGTTGATCAGTGTCGATTCGGCGCTGGTCTATCGCGGCATGGACATCGGCACGGCCAAGCCTTCGAAAGAATTGCTGGCCGAATTTCCGCACCGTCTGATCGATATTCTTGATCCTGCCGAAGCCTATTCAGCTGCAGATTTCCGTCGCGATGCCCTGCAAGCCATGGCCGAGATCACCGCACGCGGAAAAATTCCGCTGCTGGTCGGTGGCACGATGCTCTATTACAAGGCTCTGGTCGAAGGCCTGGCAGACATGCCCGCCGCCGACCCCGAAGTCCGCGCGCAGATCGAAGAAGAGGCTGCACGCCTTGGCTGGCAAGCCTTGCACGACCAATTGGCGGTCATCGACCCGGTGTCAGCGGCGCGGATTCACCCGAACGATCCGCAGCGCCTGAGTCGCGCGCTGGAAGTTTATCGGGTCAGTGGTCAGAGCATGACCGAGTTGCGCTTGCAACAATCTGCGCAAAGTACTGAAGCAGCCGCTTCGGGACTGCAACAATTGCCCTATACTGTCGCGAACTTGGCCATTGCCCCGGCAAATCGTCAGGTATTGCACGAGCGCATTAAACAAAGATTCACAAATATGTTGGAACAGGGGTTCATCGACGAGGTCGTAGCCCTGCGTAAAAGAAGTGACCTGCATTCGGGGTTGCCGTCTATACGTGCGGTAGGCTACCGCCAAGTCTGGGACTACCTGGATGGCAAGCTGACATTGGCCGAAATGCAGGAGCGCGGCATCATCGCCACGCGCCAATTGGCCAAACGCCAGTTCACCTGGCTGCGCAGCTGGGAAGATATACACTGGCTGGACAGTCTTGATTGCGACAATCTGCCACGCGCCTTGAAATACCTTGGGACCATCTCCATATTGAGCTGAGTCCTTGCAATTGCCGTCTATCCTTGGGGGTGTGACGGCCAAAGCCATCTGAATTACCTATTTTTATTATTGAATCCTTAAAGGAGTGCGGCACATGTCAAAAGGGCATTCGCTACAAGACCCTTACTTGAATACTTTACGTAAAGAGAAAGTTGGGGTTTCCATCTACCTGGTCAACGGTATCAAACTGCAAGGCACGATCGAGTCGTTCGACCAGTTCGTGATCCTGCTGAAAAACACCGTGAGCCAGATGGTTTACAAACACGCTATCTCGACAGTAGTGCCGGTTCGTCCAATTCGTCTGCCTAGCGCAACCGAATCCGAAGCAGGTGACGCTGAGCCAGGTAACGCCTGATAGGAGTCTCCTTTGTTCTTTGAGCGCCACGGTGGTGGTGAACGAGTCATCCTCGTTCACTTGGATGGACAGGACCCTGAGGCGCGCGAAGATCCGCAGGAGTTTCAGGAATTGGCTAATTCGGCCGGCGCCGAGACCGTTGCGTTTTTTAACGTGCCGCGTCATCGGCCAACCGCCAAATACCTGATCGGCAGCGGCAAGGTCGAGGAACTGCGCGACCTGGTCAAGGCTGAAGAAGCCGATCTGGTGATTTTCAATCACATCCTCACGCCCAGTCAGGAACGTAACCTCGAACGTGTTTTCGAGTGTCGCGTGATCGACCGTACCGGCCTGATTCTCGATATTTTCGCCCAGCGCGCCCGTACCCATGAAGGCAAGCTCCAGGTTGAACTGGCCCAGCTTGACCACATGAGCACGCGGCTGGTTCGCGGCTGGACTCACCTTGAGCGTCAGGGTGGCGGTATCGGCATGCGCGGTCCGGGTGAAACCCAACTGGAAACCGACCGCCGTTTGCTGCGGGTCCGCCTGCGCCAGATCAAGGGCCGGCTGGAGAAGGTGCGCAGCCAGCGCGAGCAATCGCGACGCGGTCGCTCCCGTGCGGACATTCCTACCGTGTCTCTGGTGGGCTACACCAACGCCGGCAAGTCCACACTCTTCAACAACGTGACGAAATCCGACGTCTACGCGGCCGACCAATTGTTCGCCACGCTGGACCCGACCCTGCGTCGTCTGGAACTGGACGACCTGGGGCCGATTGTCCTGGCGGACACGGTGGGCTTCATTCGTCACCTGCCGCACAAGCTGGTCGAGGCATTTCGGTCTACCCTCGAAGAGTCGAGCAATTCCGATCTGCTGTTGCACGTGATCGATGCGGCCGAACCGGATCGCATGTTGCAGATCGAGCAGGTGATGGTGGTGCTGGGCGAGATTGGTGCCCAGGACTTGCCGATCCTCGAGGTCTATAACAAACTCGATTTGCTTGAAGGCGTTGAGCCACAAATCCAGCGCGACGAAAACGGCAAGCCCCAGCGGGTCTGGCTTTCGGCGCGTGACGGTAGTGGTCTGGAATTGCTTGAGCAA comes from Pseudomonas sp. RU47 and encodes:
- the miaA gene encoding tRNA (adenosine(37)-N6)-dimethylallyltransferase MiaA, yielding MSQLPPAIFLMGPTAAGKTDLAIELTKVLPCELISVDSALVYRGMDIGTAKPSKELLAEFPHRLIDILDPAEAYSAADFRRDALQAMAEITARGKIPLLVGGTMLYYKALVEGLADMPAADPEVRAQIEEEAARLGWQALHDQLAVIDPVSAARIHPNDPQRLSRALEVYRVSGQSMTELRLQQSAQSTEAAASGLQQLPYTVANLAIAPANRQVLHERIKQRFTNMLEQGFIDEVVALRKRSDLHSGLPSIRAVGYRQVWDYLDGKLTLAEMQERGIIATRQLAKRQFTWLRSWEDIHWLDSLDCDNLPRALKYLGTISILS
- the mutL gene encoding DNA mismatch repair endonuclease MutL; this encodes MNAAARIELLSPRLANQIAAGEVVERPASVIKELLENSLDSGAKRIDVDVEQGGVKLLRVRDDGSGISADDLPLALARHATSKIRNLEDLEQVMSLGFRGEALASISSVARLTLTSRTRDADQAWQVETEGRDMAPRVQPAAHPVGTSVEVRDLFFNTPARRKFLKTEKTEFDHLQEVIKRLALARFDVAFHLRHNGKTILSLHEAHDDAARARRVAAICGSGFLEQALPIEIERNGLHLWGWVGLPTFNRSQADLQYFFVNGRAVRDKLVAHAVRQAYRDVLFNGRHPTFALFFEVDPAAVDVNVHPTKHEVRFRDGRMVHDFLYGTLHRALGDVRPEDQLAGSVTTAVVRPTGIDAGEFGPQGEMRLAANALLEQPQAQPAFNTASGASAGGAYQYQYTPRPQSAVPPAAEAQAAYREFFAPLPEANANALPAGQEDIPPLGYALAQLKGIYILSENAQGLVLVDMHAAHERIMYERLKIAMASEGLSGQPLLVPESLAVSQREADCAEEHAAWFQRLGFELQRLGPETLAIRQIPALLKQAEANRLVGDVLSDLMEYGTSDRIQAHLNELLGTMACHGAIRANRRLALPEMNGLLRDMENTERSGQCNHGRPTWTQLGLDDLDKLFLRGR
- a CDS encoding leucine-rich repeat domain-containing protein, with protein sequence MSGKPPKIKPSLGKNNDSSAGGAHRQLRTSPPHPSNVSHQVAQSPLLMSATEAVAQSVSVTPMTSYMGVAMAASAPAFRDYWVRAWNNLGEADALGIRLCKQRQYVAVADDYFVQVVKDAESGLYRATVARELNASGPLMKLDAEGKFWRPADNDDLPGQVAVERARELSGEGEFQQGSIPTIDERLAELYPTMTEEARSTMLSERFSGDPLLAVARLEKEFSTLVEDLGAWVAEVPPLHPVTGLSLTKTEIESQRAHREFFALELQANWSRKATTVNPYTPSTLDYDLDMLGSLPRLSADFSHVRELSLSSTSPLSGSAFLEAFPGVRYLILSGFALKTFPVEIFQMRELATLTLDNCDIRLSEATVEGLAHIENLTLLDLSDNPLGLAPDISFMRRLDSLYLSNTGLIEVPVGLFDIESLAYADLGSNGIKNLPLELFDVPDVWEVNYNFRNNPLDEDTLQRVTDYMNAAGLDRKVLIQVGGDVWVPQQNIVFDGVDSGLESSDEG
- the hflX gene encoding ribosome rescue GTPase HflX; this encodes MFFERHGGGERVILVHLDGQDPEAREDPQEFQELANSAGAETVAFFNVPRHRPTAKYLIGSGKVEELRDLVKAEEADLVIFNHILTPSQERNLERVFECRVIDRTGLILDIFAQRARTHEGKLQVELAQLDHMSTRLVRGWTHLERQGGGIGMRGPGETQLETDRRLLRVRLRQIKGRLEKVRSQREQSRRGRSRADIPTVSLVGYTNAGKSTLFNNVTKSDVYAADQLFATLDPTLRRLELDDLGPIVLADTVGFIRHLPHKLVEAFRSTLEESSNSDLLLHVIDAAEPDRMLQIEQVMVVLGEIGAQDLPILEVYNKLDLLEGVEPQIQRDENGKPQRVWLSARDGSGLELLEQAIAELLGSDLFIGTLRLPQRFARLRAQFFELGAVQKEEHDEEGISLLAVRLPRVELNRLVSREGLQPMEFIEQHTLQ
- the tsaE gene encoding tRNA (adenosine(37)-N6)-threonylcarbamoyltransferase complex ATPase subunit type 1 TsaE; the encoded protein is MSEVTLYLADEQAMSDFGARIARVTQGHGLIFLEGNLGMGKTTLSRGIIRGLGHVGAVKSPTFTLVEPYEIGDVRAFHFDLYRLVDPEELEFLGIRDYFEDDAMCLIEWPDKGAGFLPKPDLTITISPQDSGRSLKILSQGSRGEAWCAALALESN
- the hfq gene encoding RNA chaperone Hfq, with amino-acid sequence MSKGHSLQDPYLNTLRKEKVGVSIYLVNGIKLQGTIESFDQFVILLKNTVSQMVYKHAISTVVPVRPIRLPSATESEAGDAEPGNA
- a CDS encoding N-acetylmuramoyl-L-alanine amidase; this translates as MAVTVNAVADSKVNSVRLWRAPDNTRLVFDLSGPVQHSVFTLTSPDRLVIDINGATLGAPLNVQTANTPITAMRSAQRTPTDLRVVIDLKKAVTPKSFSLAPNAQYGNRLVVDLFDNPADAAPPPAPTPQVATVPAVPVTPTEPAIKLPPAPAGKRDIIVVIDAGHGGEDPGASGSRGQREKDVVLQIARELQRQVNGMKGFRAELTRTGDYFIPLRGRTEIARKKGADLFVSIHADAAPSAAAFGASVFALSDRGATSETARWLADSENRSDLIGGAGNVSLDDKDRMLAGVLLDLSMTASLTSSLNVGQKVLTNIGRVTPLHKQRVEQAGFMVLKSPDIPSILVETGFISNANEANKLSASSHQQALARSISSGVRQFFQQNPPPGTYIAWLRDSGKIAQGPRDHRVGPGETLAMIGVRYQVSPATLRAANNLKSDELKVGQHLTIPGTELASKE
- a CDS encoding NAD(P)H-hydrate dehydratase, coding for MPHTKDQLPDALYGAAQVRELDARLIAAGMPGFELMQRAAHATWRALVRQWPSATELTVLAGHGNNAGDGYLVATMAQRAGWQVRVLAVGDPQRLQGDAALAHAEALNEGVAVQAWQAQSELRGIILDALLGTGLSGEVREPYVSAIKAINTSGLPVTAVDIPSGLSADSGHVLGAAVQADLTVTFIGLKIGLFTGDAADHVGQLVFNDLQASADIYRDIPVIAQRLNTANLPRLAARAPTSHKGRFGHVLLIGGDHGFGGAILLSTETALRSGAGMVSLATRPEHVPAALTRVPEAMALGTSSANQLMSLLEKVSVLVVGPGLGQASWGRALLSAAANAALPQVWDADALNLLASGFVELPKDCVITPHPGEAARLLEISTAEVQADRPAAALELSKKYTAVVVLKGAGSLIAHPDGRLALCHQGHPAMATAGLGDVLAGLTGALLAQGMHGFDAACLAVWLHANAGLQQGKFGRGLAASDLIPAIRQLLEEQAPCLK
- the queG gene encoding tRNA epoxyqueuosine(34) reductase QueG, which produces MSAITTDLPALAQSIKDWGRELGFQQVGISGLDLAEHEQHLARWLKAGYHGEMDYMGAHGSKRSHPEELVPGTLRVVSLRMDYLPGDTQMAQMLAQPEKAYVSRYALGRDYHKLIRKRVQQLADKIQAQIGPFGFRAFVDSAPVLEKAIAEQAGLGWIGKNTLVLNRKAGSYFFLSELFVDLPLPVDEPHSTEHCGRCTACLDICPTNAFVGPYVLDARRCISYLTIELKSAIPEDLRPLIGNRVFGCDDCQIVCPWNRFAKPSGESDFKPRHNLDNAELAELFLWDEEKFLGSTEGSPLRRAGYERWLRNLAVGLGNAPSTIPVLEALKARRDYPSELVREHVEWALRQHVPDTL